gactcttgagagttcctgtacagatcaaactagtcaatcctaaaggaaatcaatcctgaatattcactggaaggattgattctgaagctgaagctccaatactttgaccacctgatgagaagagctgactcattggtaaagacacctgatgctaggaaagactgaaggcaggaggagaaggggatgacaggggatgagatggttggatggcatcatcacttcaatggacatgaatttgagcaaactccaggaaatggtgaaggacaggaaagcctggcatgctgcaatccatagggtcttgaagagtcagtcatgacttagtgactgactcTTGATCATATGATCATAACATATAAGcataaccaccattctactttcagaTTCTATGGGAAGTACATTAGGTACTTCATATAGTGGAAtcatggtttccctggtggctcagatggtaaagaatctgcctacaacacaggacacctgggtttgactcctgggtcaatatatcccctggagaaaggaagattccctggagaagaaaatggctacccactccagtattcctgcctggagaattccatggatagaggagcctggtgggctacaatctatggagtcacaaagagttagacacaactaacaagggcttccctagtgattcagatggtaaagaaatggcctgaaatacaggagacctgggttcaatccctgggttgagaagatcccttggagaagggaataaatacccactccagtattctggcctggagaattctatggacagaggagcctggcaggctatagttcatggggttgcaacgagttggacataactgaggtACTAACACATTTTTTAACATAGTAGAAtcatatttgtccttctgtgactggcttgcATTTATGCCTGATTATTTCATCATGTATATAAACTacattgtttgtttgtgtttttgtttgtttgtatttaaatttttatttaagtatagttggtttacttAATGTTGGTTTACTTAATGTTTACttaatgttgtgctagtttcaagtgtacaggaaagtgaatcagttatatatatatatgtgtgtgtgtatgtgtatgtatatatatgtgtgtgtatgtatgtatatgtatgtatatatatgtgtgtgtatgtatgtatatatataggcttcccctggggctcagctggtaaagaatctgcctgcaatgcaggagacctgggttgggaggatcccctggaaaagggaaaagctacctactccagtctgacctggagaattacatggattgtatagtccatggggtcacaaacagtcagacatgactgagttaatttcactttcatatatttatatatatatacatatatatgtcaattctttttcagattcttttcccatgtagattttttatagaatattgagtataatcatgagtagagttccctgtgctatacataagtccttgttagttatctattttatacatattgaaatgaagtcgctcagtcttgtccaactctttgcaaccctatggactgtgtagcccaccagggtcctccgtccatgcaattttccaggcaagaatactggagtgggttgccatttccttctccaggggatcttcccaacccagggattgaacccgggtctcccacattgcaggcaaacactttaccatctgaaccaccagggaagcccattttatatacatagtagtgtgtatatgttaattccaatctcctaatttatcacttccccctacatttcccctttggtaaccagaagtttggtTTTGAGATAcatgagtctgtttttattttgtaaataagttcatttgtacagattttattagattccacatgcaagtgatatcatatgatattttactttctcagtctgacttacATAACTTAACATGATAGTCTCTAAGACCATGCATATTGCCACAAAtggcattttgttcttttctttatggCTGAGGCATTTCATATAGTGAAATCATATTTTCCCTTCTGACtatcttttttcacttaacataattttttaaggTCTGTCTATGATGCAATCTATGACAGGATGTCTTCTTTTCATGTATACAAACCATATTTCCTTACTTAGGCATACATCCATGTACATTTAGCTTTTTATTCACATCTTAGATACTGTGAATAATTCAGTGATGAGCATGAAAGTGTATATATCCCACTGAGATCCTATTGTCAGTTTTGGGGGGTAAATAACCAGAACTGGGATTGTTCTACCATTcaataactctatttttaattttttgaggaacctacTCTTTCTGTAGTGGCTACACAGTTTTATATTCTCACAGATGAGTTCacaagagttccaatttcttGACATCCTCACCAACAAATGTTTGCTAATTTTTATGATTGCCATCCTAACAGGATGTGAAaagatatctcattgtgattttgatttgtcttttctgataattagtgacattgagcatcttctTATATATCTGTTGAccatttttatgtcttccttcCCAGGAGTGAAGAAAATCATAACACGTATTGTGCATTTGTAGTTTTAAAatggcagtttttaaaattaatttatttattttaattggagtctaattgctttacaatattgtggtggttttcaccatacctcaacatgaatcagggtGTACAGGGTGTGGTGTTTCAAGATACTGGAAATGTAGAATTGCATTCTTTATTCCTGAGAGGTAGCATTAGATGAACCCATAAGGAACTTTATTTGTTATTGTGGAAGTCCTTAGTGAGATTGACAGAAGCAATTTCAGTTAATGGAAGGGATGACAGAAAGAAAAGCTAGGGAAAGAGTGATTTCAAGTTGAGGGGGAAAAATGGAGAGAATGTTGAAAACTCGCTTTAGAAGTTTTGAGGTCAAGGCGAACAGAGAAATGAGATGATACAGGGAGTATAATTGCAGTTTAGGGGGTAGAGTTGTTCTGTAGGATTTTACAAGAtagtaaagaaaaacaattaaataattcaatgcaattttgtgtgtgtggttaacTGAATTGGGGAGAGACAATGTATGCGTTTTTTAGTtgaaaagagagataaaagtaaaaattcagttttctctAAAATTCTTATATATAGTTGACTAAGTTCTGAAGAAACTAATAAAAAGTACCATTTCCGTTAGTCCCTCACTTGCTTATTAATTTGGAATAATCTTAATGATTAGTCCCTCACTTGTTTATCAGAATTTTAATTATCTGAAAGATTTCATTTATTAGTTTAACAATTGGAGATAAGATGAAAAAAAGTCAATTTTGATCCAATCTCATGCCATACTTATAAAAGTAAGTTATGCTCTTTTTGTAGATTTGCTTGACACTTATCTACCTCACCTTCCAGACTGTGTGCTTTCAGATACACtttcaaaggaaaatgaacaTCAGATTAGTCTGTAGTACAATAGTGTGTGTAGTCTGGCTAAGAGAGACCTATTCagtgtaagtgaagtgaagtgaagtgaagtcgctcagtcgtgtctgactctgcgacccaacggactgtagcctaccaggctcctccatccatgggattttccaggcattttATTCAGTGTCAAGTAAGATTCTAATAAAATTCCCAGAACCTTAAAATTCATCATAGGATACTTTCTACctgttccttggaaagaaagagaTATTTTGTTAGTGATTAAAAGTAGAGAGTATATATTTTCAGGGGAAAGTCACAACTGGCTATCTGATTGTTAAATtcactatttaaaacaaaatcatgtCCTCCCATTTTATTCACCTTTTTATGAAAAATGGTCTAACTTGTTTGTGTTCAAGAAAACTTGGGTTAGGTATTAGATTAATCTTTCACAGCAATGAGAAATaagaaattcttagaaagatTGGTGGGTGTGGAGGTGATACTGAGATTCTCATGACAGGACATGCATTTGGAGATGCACTTACTACTAGATAAGTCCCATTTTAGGGGCCAAAATAGAACTTGCAAAGATTTTGCCAACTCCCGCCTAAACAGGTAACTAAAagtcatctttctcttttctttcctgggaATGCCCACTCATATGTTTTGGGATTTGGTATTCTTAGAACCTGAAAGGATTCCTAAAACACAGTCTCTTATCTGCTTGGTTTTCACCCCATATACAATAGGATTCATAGTTGGAGGCAACAGTAGATAAATATTGGCCACAATGATGTGACAAGAGGGAGGGACTGTATGTGCCCCAAAGCGATgggaaaagaaggagaagaaggctgGGCTGTAGGAGAAAACTATAGCACAGATGTGAGCAGTGCAGGTGCTGAAGGCCTTCCGCCGAGCTTCTGCTGAGGAGAGGCTGACCACTGCCCTCAGGATCATTGTGTAGGAGACTGTGATGCACAGGATGTCAAAACCTCCAATCAGGAGGGCAACAATCAGACCATAGATGGCATTGACCTTGATATTTCCACAAGACAACTTGGCCACAGACATGTGGTCACAATAAGTGTGGGGGATTACATTGCCTCTGCAGTAGGGCAGGCGCTTGgtgaggaaagggaagggaataATGAGCAACATCCCTCTGAGAAAGGTGGAGAGACCCACCTTTGCAATGACGGGATTTGTGAGGATAGTTGAGTAGCGCAGAGGGTAgcagatggccacgtagcggtcCAGGGCCATGAGCATGAGCACCCCAGACTCCATCCCTGTGAAGGTGTGGACGAAGAACATCTGGATCAGGCATCCATCAAAGCCAATTTTCTTGAGATGAAACCAGAAGATGGAGAGGGCTTTAGGGACTGTGCTAGAGCACATGACAAGATCAGTTAGGGAAAGCATGGCCAAGAAGTAATACATAGGTTTGTGCAAGGAGTCCTCACAGTAGATGAGGTAGAGGAGTCCACAATTCCCTGCCATAGCTACAACATACATGGAgcagaatgggaaggaaatccaaatatGCACATCTTCCAGTCCTGGGACTCCATTCAGAATGAATGAGGGTGGGACCCACTCCGTTTTATTCAGCATTAGCATGATCAAATAGACTTAAACTTTATGTGACTTTTCCTAGAGTAAGATAAAGATAAGAGAAAATATAGTTTATGGTCACTTTAtctttttctatgttttaaaattctgtagtTTATTTGATTAAACAGTCAACTTTACTGAGTGACAGTGAGTATATCTTCTGTTTGTTTACTGAttagttcatttattcactcaataaatttttattaagcaATTTCAAGTTCACATCACAGACACTAattcaaaattgttttttaaaactagTTTTTCACCCTCATAGAttcataataaaaagtaattCTGTTATATCTTCTCTAAAGAGATTTTGGATAGAAAATTTCATTtgttaataaatatatagatCTCCCTGTGGGTGTGATCTTAGCATCCTTTGGTCACTATACCCATGAACCAAAAGATATGAggactttaaaaattcttattcttGCTTAATAGCTGATTGTTGATATTTAATTATTAAGGCACTGTATGAAAccttttgtaaatattaaattatgtatttctcAATGGAGATCGGGGTCTCACAAATCAGAAAAATTGTGTTTGGTCCTTTCACATTTAAACTGActcatttttgccttttcttattaTGGTCTATGTGCATTTATTAGAATGCTTTTAATTTCTAATCAGAATAAGCTTTCAGTAATAGGTTGTAAGTGGCTAAAATTGTTTGGGATGCATAAATATATCAATGgtaatgaatctttttttttttttattatgtttctaCCAATCTTTCTACTTTACCTTTAAACATTGTCCTCTGAGATTATCTGGTGTttatagcaaaaacaaaacaaattagttTTACATTATTATACTTCACTAAAAGAATTTATGTTCTTTGCCTTGATTATGTTTGTTACTCTAGTAATATttatcattcaataaatacactgacatctctaatttttattgttttctcattGGTTGTCTCTGATCTTTTGAAtgtacattttcatatatttcacaATGGAACACATGTTAGTCGAGTTCTAGTAGGAGACAATACAAATAAATTCAACTTTACATTTGATATttcttcagttcaggtcagtcactcagttgtgtccgactctttgcgaccccatgaatcgcagcatgccaggcctccctgtccatcaccaactcctggaattcactcagactcacatccatcgacttagtgatgccatccagccatctcatcctctgtcgtccccttctcctcctgcccccagtccctcccagcatcagagtcttttccaatgagtcaacccttcccatgaggtggtcaaagtactgcagtttcagctttagcatcattccttccaaagaaatcccagggctgatctccttcagaatggactggttggatctcctcgcagtccaagggactctcaagagtcttctccaacaccacagttcaaaagcatcaattcttcggcactcagccttcttcacagtccaactctcacatccatacatgaccactggaaaaaccatagccttgactagacggacctttgttggcaaagtaatgtctctgcttttcaatatgctgtctaagttggtcataacttttcttccaaggagtaagcatcttttaatttcatggctgcagtcaccatctgcagtgattttggagcccccaaaaaataaagtctgacactgtttccactgtttccccatctatttcccatgaagtaatgaagccatgatcttcattttctgaatgttgagcttcaagccaactttttcactctccactttcactttcatcaagaggctttttagttcttcttcactttcttaccacacataaaatttatttctcatttaagagcaaaattaattaattccAAATTCCATGCTTGTGGCTAAATCTCATTTTCAATTTAAGGATTTGGGATAAGTAAATGCTACCTCATgcttttattaatcttttaatttcttatatatatGTACTGAACATCTAAAATTTGACAATGGTGGGAACAAGGGTTTCACTCATTAAGGACATCAGAGTTAGTGGACAAAGATGCAAATAATTTATCATAGTAAATgtaataagaattaaaataaaagtatgtgcAACCTTCTAAATGAGCACTAGACTATTAAACTGGATGTTTATTGTTGTTGATGGGGTGTTGAAGGAGGAATTGGTGATTATAAAGAAAGACTATGTTGAAGAGAAGGTGTTTGATACCTATTCAGAAGGGAAAACATGCTGTAAAGGAGACACATTTATAAAAGGAATTCCAGAGAAAAGAATCAATAAGCAAAAGTATGGAAATCAAATGATCAAGTCTGTGAGAAGTCACTGGGGTTGAGGGGACAAGTGATAATTTAGATGCTTGGCCAGGAAGTAAACCACAAAGAATCTTGCAATTATCAGATAATAGGAACTTCACTGATGCTAAATAATAAGtgataaataattcataaatatCCAGAGAGCCATTAGTTAACTTCATGGTTCTTGGAAAGCGTTTGGCAGTGAAGAAGCTAGAATCCTCTCCTACCTCTCCCTTAAGAAATACGATCTGCAGTGTCTAGGAGTTAGgtcagaagaaggaaggaaaaaatttaGTGCTATTGTGGTCTCTGCTAAACAGGTAAGAAAAATGAGCTGCATGCAAGCCTAAGGCTGATTGCAAACAACAGATAATAATTTAGCCAGTGGGCTCTAAATCACCAAAAATGGATGTAAGCTTTATAGTTAGAACGAAAATAATTCTGTGACCTAtttcccaaggaaaaaaaaaaaaacattggttCTATTAAACACCTTCTTAATAACCCTATAATTACCAGAATATGAAAGTTTATCTGATTTTTCATAGAAACATGGTCAACTATCATAATGAAAATCCCACCAATTTATAGGATAGAAAATTGGATTCTATAATTGATTTTTGTAGTTCACTTAATCTCCTTGAGATTTTATTACATCTCAATTTTTCCAAGATCAGGTAGTACAAGAAGAGCAGTATAGAAGAGAAATATATAGATTTTAACCTTATCTGTCTATTTCTTAAAGATATGCATGAGGATGATTTCTATaacttccttaaaaaacaaattactCATCCCTTTAAATGTGATTAAAAATACTACATAAGAAGTACAGAATCCAGAAACCAAATTCTGAAATACATGTTAAGCCATTTAATTTATGGCAAAGGAAACACTATagcccagctctcacaaccgtacatgaccactgggaagaccatagccttgactatacggacctttgtttgcagagtaatgcctctgcttttcaacacactgacaagaagcaatcatcttctgatttcatggctgcagccaccatctacagtgattttggagcccaaaaagaggaaatctgtcagtacttctgccttttccccttctgtttgccatgcagtaatggggctggataccACGATCTTAGTTGTTTAATATTTAgccttaagctggctctttcactctcctccttcaccctcatcaagaggttccttagttcctcttcactttctgccattagagtggtatcatctgcatatctgaggttgttgaagtTTCTCCCTCCTGTCTTGATTCTAGCctataactcatccagcccagcatttctcatgatatcctcagcatataggttaaacaaacagggtgacagcagtcagtcctgtcatactcctttctggaTCttaaaccaatctgttgttccatacagggttctaactcttccttcttgatctgcatacaggttgaTCAGGAGATAAGGaatatggtctggtattcccatctctctaagagctttccacagtttgtcgtgatccacacagtcaaaggctttagcatagttgatgaaacagagagattttttttcccctgaaattccattgctttctctataatccagcaaatgttgacaatttggtctctagtttatcttccttttctaaacccagcttggacatctggaaattcttggttcgcATAACACTGAAGCCT
Above is a genomic segment from Bos javanicus breed banteng chromosome 15, ARS-OSU_banteng_1.0, whole genome shotgun sequence containing:
- the LOC133261251 gene encoding olfactory receptor 52N4, whose amino-acid sequence is MLMLNKTEWVPPSFILNGVPGLEDVHIWISFPFCSMYVVAMAGNCGLLYLIYCEDSLHKPMYYFLAMLSLTDLVMCSSTVPKALSIFWFHLKKIGFDGCLIQMFFVHTFTGMESGVLMLMALDRYVAICYPLRYSTILTNPVIAKVGLSTFLRGMLLIIPFPFLTKRLPYCRGNVIPHTYCDHMSVAKLSCGNIKVNAIYGLIVALLIGGFDILCITVSYTMILRAVVSLSSAEARRKAFSTCTAHICAIVFSYSPAFFSFFSHRFGAHTVPPSCHIIVANIYLLLPPTMNPIVYGVKTKQIRDCVLGILSGSKNTKSQNI